A region of the Octopus bimaculoides isolate UCB-OBI-ISO-001 chromosome 30, ASM119413v2, whole genome shotgun sequence genome:
atcgccCTTTTccttaacacccgcacgatcttcactacggtgtcagggttagggttttagtgtcagggttagggttttagggttagggttacgattacggttagggacggaattctcTAACCCAAgccctaaaacccaaaccctaaccgtaaacccttcaaaagaaatcgtgctctctgtatctctttcgcttttacggtgtcctttccctctttctcgtTGCAATTAAATTAATATGTTCTGTGTGCAGGAACAACAAGCACTAAGAGCATACGGGACTTGGATTCTCTCAAATACCCAGGGGGCTCTTTTggggttgtagatagtttctcttacgtaggtgaccaaattagcaatggtgtaGGATGCGCTGAAAgcattgtttctagaataagaatagggtggaggAAGTTTAGAGAGCTCTGTTGTCAACAAAAGgattctcagagtgaaaggtagactgtgtgATGCTTGTGTGCGAACGGCTATACTCCATAGTAGTGAGAcgtgggctctgaatgcagaagacatgcatagactggagagaaatgaaggtagtatgctctgttggatgtgcaacatcagtgcacatgtacaacaaagtgcaaatgtattgagagaaaagttgggcataagaggagtcaaatgtagcatgcaagagagaagactatgttagtttggacatgtgatgcgtatgaatgaggataggtgtataaagaagtgctgatcactgaaagtggatggctcctgtggaagagggagactcaggaagacgtgagatgaagtggtgaggaccgatctcaggatgttgggcctcacggaggaaaTGAGGGATAAAGGTAGATTAGATTTAAACAGTCTGTTTATGAAATCTTAGTAGATTTATCATGTCTCTAACACACACCCATAGCAAATTATAGAGGGACCTTTAGAAAGTTGACTGCACTGACAAATGTCTAACGTATTTGATCAGTTTGATCAAGTACCCAGTAGAAGACAGTAATGACACATTGATATCAACCCtaattttcatttaactttttgtttcatatttttatcttctCAAAGGATTCAACGCAATTGGATATAAAGAACCGTAAGCAAATGACACCATTACTTGAAGCTGTCTCCGGGGGTCATATTGGGATGATTCGCCAGCTGATAGCAAGAGGAGCAGACGTAAATGCtgttgatggtagtggcagtAACTGTCTGCACCTTGCTGTGGAGAAAGAGGTGTTTCATTCCGAGGGTGAAACCCTAAGTATTTTAGACGAGGTAAGTTTTTAaattgtttgtgaatatgtgtagtgtgtgtgtgtgtgtgtgtgtttgagagagaaagagacggacaTTGCATGTCATGCCTCAGTTCACACCCATCAACCCCAACCTCCATTACCATTGAGTAATCCACTCTCTCCTGATAACTTAATTATATTATGTAACTAACTCCATATCCCTTACACCCTTAAAGACATAGCTCCTCCACCACAGAGAAGATGACCCATCTCAGATGTTGGGCATATAAACACAGCCATCACAGAGTGATGGAGGGGTGACCTACTCAAGATATTCCCAAATGACTGTGATATAGGGTAGAGGAGAGGTGATGCATAGGAATGAGGACAACTGTATAAAGAAGTACTAATCCCTGAAAGTGggtggtacctgtggaagagagagaccccaggaagatgtgggatgaagtggtgaggaccgatctcaggatgttgggcctcacggaggaaaCGACAAGGGACCGAAATGTCTGGCAATGTGAGGTTCTTGGAAAGACCCAcccacatcagcaaaactgagttctggaaATGCTATGTATTCCACCGAATAAAACTTTTtgcacaccctaccccaacaaaccaaaNNNNNNNNNNTGCATAGGAATGAGGACAACTGTATAAAGAAGTACTAATCCCTGAAAGTGggtggtacctgtggaagagagagaccccaggaagatgtgggatgaagtggtgaggaccgatctcaggatgttgggcctcacggaggaaaCGACAAGGGACCGAAATGTCTGGCAATGTGAGGTTCTTGGAAAGACCCAcccacatcagcaaaactgagttctggaaATGCTATGTATTCCACCGAATAAAACTTTTtgcacaccctaccccaacaaaccaaactacatctcttctcttcctcacatttcctcttgcTCCCAAATCTTGtcttcactgtatcattgctatcctgttgtcccccataccgctaagcattccgtccggcgtgctaatgtttctgccagcttgtcaccttgtttctttattaattatggaaatattattggTATGTTTAGGATATTTCTGTTtggtgttggttttgttgttatgtCTGAAGAAATTGATATGTTGTAGGTGTTCTCTGTTCTGATAACTTACATTGTTTGTTGTTATGTTCATATACAATACACTTCCATAAGTATTTCTTTTGGTGTGGCCAGTTGGCTTTATCACACCAGTTGTACAGATAGGATTTTGTTGGCCTGTTGTGTTTCGTATTTTATTCTTGTGATGTTTGTTCCATTATATTTCCCATATTTGTGATGAGGCTATcatttgtttcatcatcatcatcgtttaacgtccgccttccatgctagcatgggttggacgatttgactgaggactggtgaaaccggatggcaacaccaggctccaatctaaatttggcagagtttctacagctggatacccttcctaacgccaaccactcagagagttgtGTAATATTCTactctattttatatttcatcatttctaGTGTTGCATTGAACTCAAACTGAACAAGGAAAACAGGCTCTCTGGTGTAATAGTCGCTAGTTATCTAGCTCACCAGGGAGCCAGCTTTTATCATATGAACAACAAGAACGAAACCCCATTGGACCTCATCAAGAAtcgaaatttgaaagaaaacttaCGAACGTTTTTACTATCCCGGTAAGTATTCACTGGCAATGACAAGATGGACCAGTACATAccctctctttactcttttatttgtttcagtcatttgactgtggccatgctggagcaccgccttttttagtcgagaGAATCGACCCcaattcttattctttgtaagcctagtacttattctatcggtctatcttttgccggaccgctaagttacggggacgtaaacacaccagcatcagttgtcaagcgatgttgggtggacaaacacagacacacaaacatatacatacatacatacatacatacatacatacatacatacatacatatatatatatatatatatatatatcatcatcatcatcgtttaacgtccgctttccatgctagcatgggttggacgatttgactgaggactggtgaaaaccagatggctacaccaggctccaatctgatttggcagagtttctacagctggatgcccttcctaacgccaaccactcagagaatatatatatacatatatacgacaggcttctttcagtttccatctaccgaatccactcacaaggctttggtcggcccgaggctatagtagaagacacttgcccatgatgccacgcagtgggactgaacccagaaccatgtggttggtaagcaagctacttaccacacagtccatgtttatatgtttgtttttagatCCCTATCATTCTACAGATGTGATTCTCTAGGGCATAGTATGTTATCCTGGTACTGTGACTATTTCATTTCAACTGAGAATGAGCAACATAAAcccttttttatataaattaggGTCTTGCACTAATTGCAGATAGCTTCACCAGAGTTCGTTTATGCAGCAGAGAAAGGCTTTGGTGAAGTGGAGATAGATAACATCTACCCATGGGCCACTGTCTGTGATTTAGGCTGATGTCCTCAAGAAGTTCTAGGAGTCAGCTACAGCATCTGGAGTTAGGGATAAATCCAAATTCTGAGGGTTGAATAAGGTTATGTGAGTTACAGATTTTTCaaagtatctctttctctctcacatagaAGACCATAAATTTGGTGAGGCAGTTAGTGAAGCCCTTTTACAAGCGCTCTCCAGGATCAAATTagcttatatcatcatcatgatttaacgtccgctttccatgctagcatgggttggacgatttgactgaggactggtgcaaccggatggctacaccaggctccaaatatATGTATANNNNNNNNNNNNNNNNNNNNNNNNNNNNNNNNNNNNNNNNNNNNNNNNNNNNNNNNNNNNNNNNNNNNNNNNNNNNNNNNNNNNNNNNNNNNNNNNNNNNNNNNNNNNNNNNNNNNNNNNNNNNNNNNNNNNNNNNNNNNNNNNNNNNNNNNNNNNNNNNNNNNNNNNNNNNNNNNNNNNNNNNNNNNNNNNNNNNNNNNNNNNNNNNNNNNNNNNNNNNNNNNNNNNNNNNNNNNNNNNNNNNNNNNNNNNNNNNNNNNNNNNNNNNNNNNNNNNNNNNNNNNNNNNNNNNNNNNNNNNNNNNNNNNNNNggtggcacataaaacacaccattttgagcgtggccgttgccagaaccgcctgactggccttcatgtgggtgacacgtaaaagcacccactacactctcggagtggttggcgttaggaagggcatccagctgtagaaactctgccaaatcagattggagcctggtgtagccatccggtttcaccagtcctcagtcaaatcgtccaacccatgctagcatggaaagcggacgttaaacgatgatgatgatgatgatgatgatgattgatatatatatatatatatacacacaacacacgcacatatacatgcatgtgtgagtcaCTCAAGCAcaagtctgtctgtatgtaattgtatatctttagagtagcattgtagggtaggtgtgagaggtaggatctggctggtttgagtgtaaaacaggtagaatatttgggccggatatggccggtttaaatgctaaagggttaaagaagaatTTGTGACGTTTTCTTGCTGGTCTCTGTAATGTCTTGTTATATTCTGTACTGTAAACATGTACacaatgtaatcatcatcatcatcatcatcattgtttaacgtccgcaccaggctccaatctaatttggcagagtttctacagctggatgcccttcctaacgccaaccactcagagagtgtagtgggtgcttttacgtgtcacccgcacgaaaacggccacgctcgaaatggtgtcttttatgtgccacccgcacaagagccagtccaggggcactggcaacgatctcactcgaaaatcctacgggagccagtcaggcggtactggcaacggcccgTGTTATAAACGAATGTTATTGGTGAggtgtatttctgttttttttgtacAGGTTACCGTGTCTGTTTTGTGAAGATAAAGAGGCCACCATAACCTTCCATCCATGTGGacattgtgtgttgtgtttggaATGCTGTCCAAAACGTCTACCTAGGCGATGCCTCAAATGCCGGCAACCTGTATCTGGCAGAAGTGGATTTGGTGAGAATACTATTTAatgatctgtctgtttgtctcgtTGACTTTATGGtgtagaatatcatcatcatcatcatcatcttcgtttaacgtccgctttccatgctagcatgggttggacgatttgactgaggactggtgaaaccagatggctgcaccaggctccaatctgatttggcagagtttctacagctggatgcccttcctgacgccaaccactcagagagtgtagtgggtgcttttacgtgtcacccgcacgaaggccagtcaggcggtactggcaatggccacgctcaaaatggtgtattttacgtgccacctgcacaggagccagtccagtggtactggcaacgatcttgctcaaatgtctttacacgtgtcaccggcacaagtgccaggaaggcgacgctgggcactgGTGCTGTCACGATTTCGCttatgtactttattttgttgtgtaGATTCTGATCTGGCAGATTTATGATAAAAGTTGTCTTAGGTGTCTTTTTTTCTGTGATAGTAAATCTGTCACTACATCTGTTAGACTTTATCCAAGCAAGAAAACCAGTCACAATTCAGGAAAGTATTGTCTGAAACATGTGACTAATGAATGATACTGTAACATAAATGGTGACTAGCAGAAACATCTCCCATTTTACAGTTGGCGGCGAGTGATTAGAGGTGATTAATGATTTATCAGTGTCTGGGTAAGCTGGTAATTAAAGTCAGTGGGACTTACAAGAacaccaatgtctgctttggtaaaGTGGGAGATTGGATCAGAAAATCCCAACTGAGTGTTTAAGGACCAACATTAGCAAGCCTGGGAGTTGAATCaggtgttttgtttatattggtaattcttttactcttttacatgtttcagtcatttgactgcggccatgctggagcaccgccttttcactcgagctaatcgaccccaggacttattctttgtaagcctagtacttattctgtcggtctctttttgccgaaccgttaagttacggggatgtaaacacaccagcatcggttgtcaagtgatgttggggggaacaaacacagacacacaaacatatacacacatatacatcatcatcatcatcatcatcgtttaacgtccgctttccatgNNNNNNNNNNNNNNNNNNNNNNNNNNNNNNNNNNNNNNNNNNNNNNNNNNNNNNNNNNNNNNNNNNNNNNNNNNNNNNNNNNNNNNNNNNNNNNNNNNNNNNNNNNNNNNNNNNNNNNNNNNNNNNNNNNNNNNNNNNNNNNNNNNNNNNNNNNNNNNNNNNNNNNNNNNNNNNNNNNNNNNNNNNNNNNNNNNNNNNatctcgctcgaaaatcctacgggagccagtcaggcggtacagctggatatatacatatatatatatatatatatatatacacacatatatacaaccggcttctttcagtttctgtctaccaaatctactcacaaggctttggtcggcccgaggctatggtagaagacacttgccccaaggtgccacgcagtgggactgaacccggaaccatatggttggtaagcaaggtacttaccacacagacacgtcCTCCAGAAATTCTTCATGATTTTTCATTTATGAAGATCTCAAATAGTTTGCTGTTTGATATGAGATGTCATCTATTGTTGAGGTCTGTACTCAGACTGTCAGAAAAGATTATATGCTGTAGCAATCAATAACCAAAGATAATTGCAGCGTTTTTACATTATGTCGGATGTcttaatagagagagaggaggtttAGGAAGGTTAGTCTATTCTGTTGAGGAACTAAATATTGAGCTATTATATAGTACCACTGTAGAAAGTGTGACAATGCTGTACCAAACCACAGTGGTCACCAGTTGACCATTGATGATAGGAATGTCTCCTCACAGTAATCGAATACAGATAATTAATAAAGATGAAGAAATGTTACTTCAAAGTGTAAAACTTGGAAATGTTTATTTCAGAGGGTCCAAAGTTGTCTGACAAGGAAGTCCAAACGGCGGCAGAGCCAGGTGGTGAGTACAAAATAAGTGTACATAACTATGTTAGTCCACAGAACTCCAAAAGGAACATAGGGGTGGTTTCCTGGTCCCTCTGGCATAGGTATATTCCTCACTGGATGGGACGCTGCTTCATGACAGAATTACCTATTTTCACAAGCTGAGTGGGCTGGGGCATTGTGAAataaaagtgttttgctcaagaacacaatacattgcccagtccaggaattgaaaccacaatctaatAATCATAGCAGTGACTCGGCTAtcagagcaaggtcatcagcatagagaagctcccaggggcagcctattttgaattcctctgttattgcctggaggactatgatgaataaaagggggctgagaactgatccttggtgaacccctacttctacccagaagtCTTGACTATACTCGTtgccttactgacagcatccctgtacaggtcttaccaaccactcgtctatccccagcttctgcattgaccaccagataaaggatatggggaccttgtcaaaggcttctccaagtcaacaaaagacaagtacagaggtttatctttggctaggtatttctcctgcagttgccttaccagaaatatagcatcagtggtgcttctgcctggcacaaaaccaaactgcatctcacctaggctaactctctccctaattagttaggctatgaccctttctgaaactttcatcacctgatccaataatttgatgccccaatagttatttctatctaaagcatcacctttacttttgtagcagctgactatggtgctgctacaccagtcattgggtatgactccttcatgaactacctgatttacgatgtgggtgacaagaccataacctACATCgcctgatattttaagcatctcaggggttattcctgatgggccaggtgctttccctgtcttcatatccttaattgctgtatctaccaaggtactgttgatttgggtagctggtccctctactgggtcaacatttggcagactctcctcctcctattcattctccacattcagcagtctttttataatggcatctccaagcctcttcctttgcagaatcattggatctagttcaaaacgggggcgccagtattttcttaacgaaacactttgaaacttgggacactggtagaatgtgtcatataaaacatctttttcttttagtcttcttaagaaaaattattatattgcaacttatttcatgttaaatttgtcgtatttctgtaatttcaaccaatcactgacgtccattcagccNNNNNNNNNNNNNNNNNNNNNNNNNNNNNNNNNNNNNNNNNNNNNNNNNNNNNNNNNNNNNNNNNNNNNNNNNNNNNNNNNNNNNNNNNNNNNNNNNNNNNNNNNNNNNNNNNNNNNNNNNNNNNNNNNNNNNNNNNNNNNNNNNNNNNNNNNNNNNNNNNNNNNNNNNNNNNNNNNNNNNNNNNNNNNNNNNNNNNNNNNNNNNNNNNNNNNNNNNNNNNNNNNNNNNNNNNNNNNNNNNNNNNNNNNNNNNNNNNNNNNNNNNNNNNNNNNNNNNNNNNNNNNNNNNNNNNNNNNNNNNNNNNNNNNNNNNNNNNNNNNNNNNNNNNNNNNNNNNNNNNNNNNNNNNNNNNNNNNNNNNNNNNNNNNNNNNNNNNNNNNNNNNNNNNNNNNNNNNNNNNNNNNNNNNNNNNNNNNNNNNNNNNNNNNNNNNNNNNNNNNNNNNNNNNNNNNNNNNNNNNNNNNNNNNNNNNNNNNNNNNNNNNNNNNNNNNNNNNNNNNNNNNNNNNNNNNNNNNNNNNNNNNNNNNNNNNNNNNNNNNNNNNNNNNNNNNNNNNNNNNNNNNNNNNNNNNNNNNNNNNNNNNNNNNNNNNNNNNNNNNNNNNNNNNNNNNNNNNNNNNNNNNNNNNNNNNNNNNNNNNNNNNNNNNNNNNNNNNNNNNNNNNNNNNNNNNNNNNNNNNNNNNNNNNNNNNNNNNNNNNNNNNNNNNNNNNNNNNNNNNNNNNNNNNNNNNNNNNNNNNNNNNNNNNNNNNNNNNNNNNNGAGATTCCAAAGTCTGGAGAGAAAGTCCCAAAGACATCACAGAATGTTGGTAAGTGTAAAATAACAGCAGCTAATTGATCTCTATAAACTTTACCTGCAGGTGGGGCATAATTTGTTTGTGAGAATGACAAAGGACAGGTTCCATGCCTGTATTTCAATTGAACAGTTAGCTGTAAAGTGATATCTATTAAAGATATTGATATTActgaaatatcataaaatatccaCTGAGataacataagaagcatcagtagtggtgtgcaagagagacgattgcgttggtatgggcatgtggcgagaatggaggaggatagctgtgtgagaaagtgccacaccctagcagttgagggaacctgtggaagaggtaggcccaggaagacctgggatgagttggtgaagcacgacctccgaacattgggcctcaccgaggcaatgacctctgaccgagacctttggaaatatgctgtgcatgagaagacacggcaagccaagtgagacctaaatccaaagcCTCTACCAGGATGCGTTTCtgcctacattggacactaaactccgcttgcgaagacctgttgaggcaagtgaaatcgaattaAATGACATAATTGCAACGTTGTTAGATTATGTAGGATGCcttaatagagagagagggggggatataGGAAGGTTGGTCTGTTTTGTTGTGGACCTAAATATTGAGCAGTTATGTGGGACCATGATAGAAAGTAAAATGTTGACCAAAATCATAGTGGTCACCAGTTGACCATTGATGATAGGAATGTCTGACAGTAATAAACTATAGATTATTTATAGAGAGAAGGAAATTTTACAGTAAATTATAAAACTTGGAACTATTTATTTCAGAGAGTTCAAAAGTGGAGGAACAAGATCTCCTGAGAGTGGCTAAGAATTTAGGAACTAACTGGTGGCAAGTGGGTGAGTATACCTTAGCAACACCCGATTTAtttcccttttactcttttagttgtttcagtcatttgactgtggccatgctggagcaccgcctttagtcgagcaaatcgaccccaggacttattctttggaagcctagtacttattctatcggtctctttttccgaaccgctaagttacagggacgtaaacacaccagcatcggttgtcaagcgatggtggggggacaaacacagacacacaaacatatacacacacatacacatatatacgacgggattctttcagattccgtctaccaaatccactcagaaggctttagttggagtgaagctacagtagaagatacttgcccaaggtgccacgcaatgggactgaacccggaaccatgtggttgggaagcaagctacttgNNNNNNNNNNNNNNNNNNNNNNNNNNNNNNNNNNNNNNNNNNNNNNNNNNNNNNNNNNNNNNNNNNNNNNNNNNNNNNNNNNNNNNNNNNNNNNNNNNNNNNNNNNNNNNNNNNNNNNNNNNNNNNNNNNNNNNNNNNNNNNNNNNNNNNNNNNNNNNNNNNNNNNNNNNNNNNNNNNNNNNNNNNNNNNNNNNNNNNNNNNNNNNNNNNNNNNNNNNNNNNNNNNNNNNNNNNNNNNNNNNNNNNNNNNNNNNNNNNNNNNNNNNNNNNNNNNNNNNNNNNNNNNNNNNNNNNNNNNNNNNNNNNNNNNNNNNNNNNNNNNNNNNNNNNNNNNNNNNNNNNNNNNNNNNNNNNNNNNNNNNNNNNNNNNNNNNNNNNNNNNNNNNNNNNNNNNNNNNNNNNNNNNNNNNNNNNNNNNNNNNNNNNNNNNNNNNNNNNNNNNNNNNNNNNNNNNNNNNNNNNNNNNNNNNNNNNNNNNNNNNNNNNNNNNNNNNNNNNNNNNNNNNNNNNNNNNNNNNNNNNNNNNNNNNNNNNNNNNNNNNNNNNNNNNNNNNNNNNNNNNNNNNNNNNNNNNNNNNNNNNNNNNNNNNNNNNNNNNNNNNNNNNNNNNNNNNNNNNNNNNNNNNNNNNNNNNNNNNNNNNNNNNNNNNNNNNNNNNNNNNNNNNNNNNNNNNNNNNNNNNNNNNNNNNNNNNNNNNNNNNNNNNNNNNNNNNNNNNNNNNNNNNNNNNNNNNNNNNNNNNNNNNNNNNNNNNNNNNNNNNNNNNNNNNNNNNNNNNNNNNNNNNNNNNNNNNNNNNNNNNNNNNNNNNNNNNNNNNNNNNNNNNNNNNNNNNNNNNNNNNNNNNNNNNNNNNNNNNNNNNNNNNNNNNNNNNNNNNNNNNNNNNNNNNNNNNNNNNNNNNNNNNNNNNNNNNNNNNNNNNNNNNNNNNNNNNNNNNNNNNNNNNNNNNNNNNNNNNNNNNNNNNNNNNNNNNNNNNNNNNNNNNNNNNNNNNNNNNNNNNNNNNNNNNNNNNNNNNNNNNNNNNNNNNNNNNNNNNNNNNNNNNNNNNNNNNNNNNNNNNNNNNNNNNNNNNNNNNNNNNNNNNNNNNNNNNNNNNNNNNNNNNNNNNNNNNNNNNNNNNNNNNNNNNNNNNNNNNNNNNNNNNNNNNNNNNNNNNNNNNNNNNNNNNNNNNNNNNNNNNNNNNNNNNNNNNNNNNNNNNNNNNNNNNNNNNNNNNNNNNNNNNNNNNNNNNNNNNNNNNNNNNNNNNNNNNNNNNNNNNNNNNNNNNNNNNNNNNNNNNNNNNNNNNNNNNNNNNNNNNNNNNNNNNNNNNNNNNNNNNNNNNNNNNNNNNNNNNNNNNNNNNNNNNNNNNNNNNNNNNNNNNNNNNNNNNNNNNNNNNNNNNNNNNNNNNNNNNNNNNNNNNNNNNNNNNNNNNNNNNNNNNNNNNNNNNNNNNNNNNNNNNNNNNNNNNNNNNNNNNNNNNNNNNNNNNNNNNNNNNNNNNNNNNNNNNNNNNNNNNNNNNNNNNNNNNNNNNNNNNNNNNNNNNNNNNNNNNNNNNNNNNNNNNNNNNNNNNNNNNNNNNNNNNNNNNNNNNNNNNNNNNNNNNNNNNNNNNNNNNNNNNNNNNNNNNNNNNNNNNNNNNNNNNNNNNNNNNNNNNNNNNNNNNNNNNNNNNNNNNNNNNNNNNNNNNNNNNNNNNNNNNNacacacacacacacacacacacacacacacacacatatatatatatatatatatatacacacacgatgggcttctttcagtttctgtctaccaaatccactcagaaggctttagttggagtgaagctacagtagaagatacttgcccaaggtgccacgcaatgggactgaacccggaaccatgtggttgggaagcaagctacttgcaaACACAGCCACTCGTTTCTTTGctatatacatcttttatatcattgttgatgctgttgcagCCATTTCTTGTTTTTCGTATCTTTTGCAGGTATTTTGTTAGAAATTAAGTACAACCAACTGGACATTATCAGGAATAACAATGTTAAGGACACCGAAGAGCAGGGCTTTCAAATGCTTCACAAATGGTTTACAAGTTGTGATCCAGAGAAACGTACATTTGGAATACTAAGGGACGCTCTTAGAGAAGCTGACTGTTTTGCTGCACTCCATTGTCTACCGTGAAACACAATGTGAATTTCTGCGTAAATGTTTTTTCAGTCCAAGGCCAACCAAGACCAAACAATGATCCGTGGTTGAATGCCTTCCATCTAAaaccattcatttttttaatcccGAGTATAGAGAATGCATAGCCACATCGCACAATGTGTCCTTTAAGGCAGTAAGGTGTGGAGTGAAGATTTAACTACTAATTCTAGCAGATCTATCTACCACATAGAGACCCCTTTTACTGGTTTGGTTTGGCTCCCTTGTTAGAGATTAACTTTTTAAATAAAGATAAACTTTgaaattctcttttgtttttctagtttGTCCAAGCACCTCCCTAAACACTTCAACACTTCTATTGTTATGGAGAGAGAGTTTTAACATCCTGTGTACATTGATggatatttactttcatttatagCTTAGAGTAGAATGTCTGgtgtggagtcgcaatggcccagtggttagggcagcggactcgcggtcataggatcgcggtatcgattcccagaccgggcgttttgagtgtttattgagcgaaaacacctaaagctccacgaggctccggcaggggatgatggtggcaaaccctgctgtactcttccaccacaactttctctcactctttcttcctgtttctgttatgcctgtaattcaaagggtcagccttgtcacactttgtgtcacgctgaatatccccccgagaactacgttaagggtacacgtgtctgtggagtNNNNNNNNNNNNNNNNNNNNNNNNNNNNNNNNNNNNNNNNNNNNNNNNNN
Encoded here:
- the LOC106876521 gene encoding E3 ubiquitin-protein ligase MIB2, whose product is MTPLLEAVSGGHIGMIRQLIARGADVNAVDGSGSNCLHLAVEKEVFHSEGETLSILDECCIELKLNKENRLSGVIVASYLAHQGASFYHMNNKNETPLDLIKNRNLKENLRTFLLSRLPCLFCEDKEATITFHPCGHCVLCLECCPKRLPRRCLKCRQPVSGRSGFEGPKLSDKEVQTAAEPGEIPKSGEKVPKTSQNVESSKVEEQDLLRVAKNLGTNWWQVGILLEIKYNQLDIIRNNNVKDTEEQGFQMLHKWFTSCDPEKRTFGILRDALREADCFAALHCLP